The following coding sequences are from one Salvia hispanica cultivar TCC Black 2014 chromosome 3, UniMelb_Shisp_WGS_1.0, whole genome shotgun sequence window:
- the LOC125214285 gene encoding F-box/LRR-repeat protein At3g26922-like, which translates to MEEERDRMNQLPDDILLLILGKMDTFEAVKTTILSHRWKHLWRLVPSLRFHLSCDSKDLTIRFSHLVSRCLSHRDSAAAVHDFHLSLDVPRFSLVDYEFLDEIVEECVLYAINHDVQSIRVDTNQSLTLPVAFISCKTLQELDLRRSYLVYVPGRLSLPNLKTLYLETGFFFRGNHNEVEPFSGLPELEKLTLIGSFKNGLVIKAPKLRVLEITTTCVVKEIYTPLLTSFRYESDRAWKCATVNLPMLEQVHLDIYLTNPWYNYRHHIHFVKMLHQFETATIVSLTLDTLRVLEFNGGPFEQTPPPPFPNMKCLKVIEGRHGIRTVFQGVMNYLTGTLYSEVEFPPNVTVVEQIFDIDYYEQYGGSDSNYTDSD; encoded by the exons atggAGGAAGAGAGAGATCGGATGAACCAACTCCCTGACGATATTCTTCTACTCATCCTCGGCAAAATGGACACATTTGAAGCCGTTAAAACCACGATTCTCTCCCATAGATGGAAACACCTATGGCGTCTCGTCCCCAGCCTCCGCTTCCACTTGAGCTGCGACTCAAAAGATTTAACTATCCGCTTCTCTCACTTGGTCTCCCGCTGCCTCTCTCACCGTGACTCCGCAGCCGCTGTCCACGACTTCCACCTCTCACTCGACGTCCCTAGATTCAGTCTAGTTGACTACGAATTCTTGGACGAAATTGTGGAGGAATGCGTGCTCTACGCCATCAATCACGACGTTCAATCCATCCGCGTCGACACCAATCAGTCACTGACGCTTCCTGTAGCGTTTATATCATGCAAGACGCTGCAGGAGCTCGACCTCCGGCGGTCCTATTTGGTTTACGTGCCTGGTCGCTTATCTTtaccaaatttgaaaaccctTTATCTTGAAACTGGATTCTTCTTCCGCGGTAATCACAACGAAGTGGAGCCTTTTTCCGGCCTTCCAGAGCTGGAGAAGCTTACTCTCATCGGTTCTTTTAAGAATGGCCTTGTTATAAAGGCACCAAAGCTTAGAGTTCTTGAAATCACCACTACTTGCGTAGTGAAAGAGATTTACACCCCCTTGCTTACCTCTTTTAGGTACGAGTCTGATAGGGCTTGGAAGTGTGCAACCGTGAATCTCCCCATGTTGGAGCAAGTCCATTTAGACATTTATCTTACTAATCCATGGTACAATTACCGGCATCACATTCATTTTGTTAAGATGCTTCACCAATTTGAAACTGCCACCATAGTTTCACTGACTTTGGACACTCTCAGG GTTCTTGAATTCAATGGTGGTCCCTTTGAGCAAACTCCTCCTCCCCCATTTCCCAACATGAAATGTCTCAAGGTGATAGAGGGGCGTCACGGAATTCGCACAGTATTTCAAGGAGTAATGAACTATTTGACGGGGACTTTGTATAGTGAGGTGGAGTTTCCTCCTAATGTGACTGTTGTTGAACAAATTTTCGACATAGACTATTATGAACAGTATGGCGGGTCAGATTCTAACTATACTGACAGCGATTAA